In a genomic window of Streptomyces roseoviridis:
- a CDS encoding SPFH domain-containing protein: protein MDVPGLLIAGLILAALAVFTVVRAVRIVPQARARNVERLGRYRRTLRPGLNLVIPYVDRVYPMIDLREQVVSFKPQPVITEDNLVVEIDTVLYFQVTDPRAAAYEIADFLQGVEQLTVTTLRNVVGSMDLEKTLTSRDTINNQLRGVLDEATGKWGLRVNRVEIKAIDPPQSIKDAMEKQMRAERDKRAAILGAEGQRQSQILTAEGDKQAAVLRAEGNRTAEILKAEGQSRAVDEVFQAVHRNDPDPKLLAYQYMQMLPQLAQGAGSTFWVIPSEVTSALQGVSRAFNEVLPRSPATRETSAKDRAAAQAADDAAQAAEAAAEALADAAEADADALPFTAGRQAPRGPEGG, encoded by the coding sequence ATGGACGTGCCGGGACTGCTCATAGCCGGTCTGATCCTCGCGGCGCTCGCCGTGTTCACCGTGGTGCGGGCGGTACGCATCGTGCCGCAGGCGCGGGCCCGCAACGTCGAACGCCTCGGCCGCTACCGGCGCACCCTGAGGCCGGGCCTCAACCTCGTCATCCCCTACGTCGACCGCGTCTATCCGATGATCGACCTGAGGGAACAGGTGGTCTCGTTCAAGCCGCAGCCGGTCATCACCGAGGACAACCTGGTCGTCGAGATCGACACCGTGCTGTACTTCCAGGTCACCGATCCGCGGGCCGCCGCCTACGAGATAGCCGACTTCCTCCAGGGCGTCGAACAGCTCACCGTCACGACTTTGCGCAACGTCGTGGGCTCGATGGACCTGGAGAAGACCCTGACCTCCCGTGACACCATCAACAACCAGCTCCGCGGTGTGCTGGACGAGGCCACCGGCAAGTGGGGGCTGAGGGTCAACCGCGTGGAGATCAAGGCCATCGACCCTCCGCAGTCCATCAAGGACGCCATGGAGAAGCAGATGCGCGCCGAGCGCGACAAGCGGGCGGCGATCCTGGGAGCGGAGGGGCAGCGCCAGTCGCAGATCCTGACCGCCGAGGGGGACAAGCAGGCCGCCGTGCTCCGGGCGGAAGGCAACCGCACCGCCGAGATCCTCAAGGCCGAGGGGCAGTCCCGGGCCGTCGACGAGGTCTTCCAGGCCGTGCACCGCAACGACCCCGACCCCAAGCTCCTCGCCTACCAGTACATGCAGATGCTGCCCCAGCTCGCCCAGGGTGCGGGCAGCACCTTCTGGGTGATTCCGAGCGAGGTGACCTCCGCGCTCCAAGGGGTGTCCCGCGCCTTCAACGAGGTGCTGCCCCGCTCTCCGGCCACCCGGGAGACGTCGGCGAAGGACAGGGCCGCCGCCCAGGCGGCCGACGACGCGGCGCAGGCCGCGGAAGCCGCTGCCGAGGCGCTTGCCGACGCTGCCGAGGCCGACGCCGACGCCCTTCCCTTCACCGCCGGCCGTCAGGCGCCACGGGGACCGGAGGGCGGGTAG
- the nhaA gene encoding Na+/H+ antiporter NhaA, whose amino-acid sequence MARSRPRKVILGLLPWSERQAITQALRTETAGGIALLAAAVVALAWANSPWSAAYESVREFHFGIPALGLDLSVGHWTADGLLAVFFLVAGIELKREFVVGELRTPATAALPVVAAVCGMAVPAALYALTATIGGGSLEGWAVPMATDIAFALAVLAVISTHLPSALRAFLLTLAVVDDLGAILVIAVFFTSDLDFRALGGAFAGLVLFYVLQRFRVRGWWWYVPLGLLIWALMYNSGIHATVAGVAMGLILRTTRDRGEERSPAARVSHRVHPFSAGVAVPLFALFAAGVSVSGSALGHVFTDPEPLGVVTGLVVGKVLGIFLGTYLAARFTRAELNPDLAWADVLGLATLAGIGFTVALLIGELAFPDPATGEHIKAAVLVGSLTAAALAALLLRRRNRIYKELWEEEERDEDADGIPDIYRTGSTRHSPHE is encoded by the coding sequence ATGGCACGGTCACGCCCGCGCAAGGTGATCCTCGGCCTGCTGCCCTGGTCCGAACGACAGGCGATCACCCAGGCCCTCCGTACGGAGACCGCGGGAGGCATCGCCCTCCTCGCCGCCGCCGTCGTCGCGCTCGCCTGGGCGAACAGCCCGTGGAGCGCGGCCTACGAGTCCGTGCGGGAGTTCCACTTCGGCATCCCCGCCCTTGGCCTGGACCTCTCGGTCGGTCACTGGACGGCCGACGGCCTTCTCGCCGTGTTCTTCCTCGTCGCGGGCATCGAGCTCAAACGCGAGTTCGTCGTCGGCGAGCTGCGGACCCCGGCGACCGCCGCCCTGCCCGTCGTCGCCGCCGTCTGCGGTATGGCCGTCCCCGCCGCCCTCTACGCCCTCACCGCCACCATCGGTGGCGGGAGCCTGGAGGGCTGGGCGGTGCCGATGGCCACGGACATCGCCTTCGCGCTCGCGGTCCTCGCGGTCATCAGCACCCATCTGCCGTCCGCGCTCCGGGCGTTCCTGCTGACCCTCGCCGTCGTCGACGACCTCGGCGCCATCCTCGTCATCGCCGTCTTCTTCACCTCCGACCTCGACTTCCGAGCCCTGGGCGGGGCGTTCGCCGGCCTGGTCCTCTTCTACGTCCTCCAGCGCTTCCGCGTGCGGGGCTGGTGGTGGTACGTGCCCCTCGGCCTCCTGATCTGGGCGCTGATGTACAACTCCGGAATCCACGCCACCGTCGCCGGCGTCGCCATGGGCCTGATCCTGCGCACCACCCGCGACAGGGGTGAGGAACGATCCCCGGCCGCCCGGGTCTCCCACCGCGTGCACCCCTTCTCCGCCGGCGTCGCGGTCCCGCTGTTCGCCCTCTTCGCCGCCGGCGTCAGCGTCTCGGGCAGCGCGCTCGGCCACGTCTTCACCGACCCCGAACCCCTCGGCGTCGTCACAGGCCTCGTGGTCGGCAAGGTCCTCGGCATCTTCCTCGGCACCTACCTCGCCGCCCGCTTCACCCGCGCCGAGCTCAACCCCGACCTCGCCTGGGCCGATGTCCTCGGCCTCGCCACCCTCGCCGGCATCGGATTCACCGTCGCCCTCCTCATCGGCGAACTCGCCTTCCCCGACCCGGCCACCGGCGAACACATCAAGGCCGCCGTCCTGGTCGGCTCCCTCACCGCCGCCGCCCTCGCCGCGCTGCTCCTGCGCCGCCGCAACCGCATCTACAAGGAGCTGTGGGAAGAGGAAGAACGCGACGAGGACGCCGACGGCATCCCCGACATCTACCGGACCGGCAGTACACGGCACTCTCCGCATGAATGA
- a CDS encoding cation:proton antiporter, producing MVLVAVFGAALLVAVLLSGLAARTVLSTSLLFLVGGALVSDGFLGLIHISPESEIVAVTADLALFAVLFTDGMHVSFAKLRASWRNPARALGLGMPLAFAGMALVTHYLVGLDWTTSFLVGAVLAPTDPVFASAIVGRKEVPARLRELLNVESGINDGLALPVVLVLIAAAGPTAAAAEASYGSIALELCLGLGFGVLLPLLVCGLVRFRLLGAEPRLQPLLPLATGIVLYAACHLTHANPYLAAFSAGAVLATVAPDSHQAFEPLGESLAELAKFAALLVFGALLTPQLFGDLSWGGYVAAILAIVLIRPGSLLLSLWGTGIDRREKLVAAWFGPKGFASVVYGLLVLQAGIPQGQEAYTLIAVCIAFSIIAHSSTDVPIARLFHVDDLIDTGAEHSPRAVPETKTEPLPHART from the coding sequence ATGGTGCTCGTCGCCGTCTTCGGAGCCGCGCTGCTCGTCGCGGTGCTCCTGTCCGGGCTCGCCGCCCGTACGGTCCTGTCGACCTCGCTGCTCTTTCTCGTGGGCGGGGCCCTGGTCAGCGACGGATTCCTCGGGCTGATCCACATCTCGCCCGAGAGCGAGATCGTGGCGGTCACCGCCGACCTCGCCCTCTTCGCCGTGCTGTTCACCGACGGCATGCACGTCTCCTTCGCCAAGCTGCGGGCCAGTTGGCGCAACCCCGCCCGCGCCCTCGGCCTGGGCATGCCGCTGGCCTTCGCCGGCATGGCGCTGGTCACCCACTACCTCGTCGGCCTGGACTGGACGACATCGTTCCTCGTCGGCGCGGTCCTGGCGCCGACCGACCCGGTGTTCGCCTCCGCGATCGTGGGCCGCAAGGAGGTCCCGGCCCGCCTGCGCGAGCTGCTGAACGTCGAGAGCGGCATCAACGACGGCCTCGCCCTGCCCGTCGTCCTGGTCCTCATCGCCGCCGCCGGGCCGACCGCGGCCGCTGCGGAGGCGTCCTACGGAAGCATCGCCCTGGAACTCTGCCTCGGCCTCGGCTTCGGCGTGCTGCTCCCGCTGCTCGTGTGCGGGCTCGTACGCTTCCGGCTCCTGGGCGCGGAGCCCAGGCTCCAGCCGCTGCTTCCGCTGGCCACCGGCATCGTCCTGTACGCGGCCTGCCACCTCACCCACGCCAACCCCTACCTCGCCGCGTTCTCCGCGGGCGCGGTCCTCGCCACCGTCGCGCCGGACTCCCACCAGGCGTTCGAGCCGCTGGGCGAGTCGCTGGCCGAGCTGGCCAAGTTCGCGGCGCTGCTGGTGTTCGGCGCTCTGCTGACGCCGCAGCTGTTCGGAGATCTGTCGTGGGGCGGTTACGTGGCCGCGATCCTCGCCATCGTGCTGATCCGGCCGGGATCACTGCTGCTGTCGTTGTGGGGGACGGGGATCGACCGGCGGGAAAAGCTGGTCGCCGCCTGGTTCGGTCCGAAGGGCTTCGCCTCGGTCGTCTACGGCCTGCTCGTCCTGCAGGCCGGCATCCCTCAGGGGCAGGAGGCGTACACCCTGATCGCCGTCTGCATCGCCTTCTCCATCATCGCCCACAGCAGCACCGACGTCCCCATCGCCCGCCTCTTCCACGTCGACGACCTCATCGACACCGGCGCCGAGCACTCGCCCCGCGCCGTGCCCGAGACGAAGACCGAGCCCCTCCCGCATGCCCGCACGTGA